One Saimiri boliviensis isolate mSaiBol1 chromosome 17, mSaiBol1.pri, whole genome shotgun sequence genomic window carries:
- the ODAD4 gene encoding outer dynein arm-docking complex subunit 4 isoform X1, whose translation MSDPEGETLRSTFPSYMAEGERLYLCGEFSKAAQSFSNALQLQNGDKNCLVARSKCFLKMGDLKRSLKDAEASLQSDPTFCKGILQKAETLYTMGDFEFALVFYHRGYKLRPDREFKVGIQKAQEAINNSVGSPSSIKLENKGDLSFLSKQAENMKAQQKPQPMKHLLRPTKGESKRKGSLKSEKIVRQLLGELYVDKEYLEKLLLDEDLIKGTMKGGLTVEDLIMTGINYLDTHGNFWRQQKPIYARERDRKLMQQKWLRDHKRNPSQTAHYILKSLEDIDMLLTSGNAEGSLQKAEKVLKKVLEWNKEEVSNKDELVGNLYSCIGNAQIELGQMAAALQSHRKDLEIAKEYDLPDAKSRALDNIGRVFARVGKFQQAIDTWEEKIPLAKTTLEKTWLFHEIGRCYLELDQAQQAQNYGEKSQQCAEEEGDIEWQLNASVLVAQAQGLGRCQQGYHWRTEESQLHGESQRKERGRSFTV comes from the exons GCTCTTCAACTTCAGAATGGAGACAAGAACTGCCTGGTTGCTCGCTCGAAGTGCTTCCTGAAGATGGGAGACTTGAAGAGATCCCTGAAAGATGCCGAAGCTTCGCTCCAGAGTGACCCAACTTTCTGTAAG GGGATTTTACAAAAGGCGGAGACACTATACACCATGGGAGACTTTGAGTTTGCCTTGGTATTCTATCATCGAGGCTACAAGCTGAGGCCTGATCGGGAATTCAAAGTTGGCATTCAGAAAGCCCAGGAAGCCATCAACAACTCAGTGGGAA GTCCTTCTTCCATTAAGCTGGAGAACAAAGGAGACCTCTCCTTCTTAAGCAAGCAGGCTGAG AATATGAAAGCCCAGCAGAAGCCTCAGCCCATGAAACACCTCTTACGCCCCACCAAGGGAGAGTCCAAGCGGAAGGGCTCACTCAAGAGTGAGAAGATTGTCCGCCAGCTTCTGGGGGAGCTCTACGTGGACAAAGAGTACTTGGAGAAGCTCCTATTGGATGAAG ACCTGATCAAAGGCACCATGAAGGGCGGCCTGACTGTGGAGGACCTCATCATGACTGGCATCAACTACCTGGATACTCACGGCAATTTCTGGAGGCAGCAGAAGCCGATCTACGCCAGGGAGCGGGACCGGAAGTTGATGCAACAGAAATGGCTGCGGGACCACAAACGCAATCCCTCGCAGACAGCCCATTACATCCTCAAGAGCCTGGAGGACATTGACATGT TGCTCACAAGCGGCAATGCCGAGGGGAGTCTTCAGAAAGCTGAGAAAGTGCTGAAGAAGGTACTGGAATGGAACAAGGAAGAGGTATCCAACAAGGATGAACTGGTTGGAAACTTGTACAGCTGCATAGGCAATGCCCAGATTGAGCTGGGGCAGATGGCAGcagccctgcagagccacagaaaGGACCTGGAGATCGCCAAGGAATA TGACCTTCCTGATGCAAAATCGAGAGCCCTTGACAACATTGGCAGAGTTTTTGCTAGAGTTGGGAAATTCCAGCAAGCCATTGACAC CTGGGAAGAAAAGATCCCTCTGGCAAAAACCACCCTGGAGAAGACCTGGCTGTTCCATGAGATTGGCCGTTGCTACTTGGAGCTGGACCAGGCCCAGCAGGCCCAGAATTATGGCGAGAAGTCCCAGCAGTGTGCCGAGGAGGAAGGGGACATTGAGTGGCAACTGAATGCCAGTGTTCTGGTGGCCCAGGCACAAG GCCTTGGACGATGCCAACAAGGGTATCATTGGAGAACTGAGGAAAGCCAACTACATGGAGAatctcaaagaaaagagagaggcag aAGCTTCACTGTATGA
- the ODAD4 gene encoding outer dynein arm-docking complex subunit 4 isoform X2, with amino-acid sequence MSDPEGETLRSTFPSYMAEGERLYLCGEFSKAAQSFSNALQLQNGDKNCLVARSKCFLKMGDLKRSLKDAEASLQSDPTFCKGILQKAETLYTMGDFEFALVFYHRGYKLRPDREFKVGIQKAQEAINNSVGSPSSIKLENKGDLSFLSKQAENMKAQQKPQPMKHLLRPTKGESKRKGSLKSEKIVRQLLGELYVDKEYLEKLLLDEDLIKGTMKGGLTVEDLIMTGINYLDTHGNFWRQQKPIYARERDRKLMQQKWLRDHKRNPSQTAHYILKSLEDIDMLLTSGNAEGSLQKAEKVLKKVLEWNKEEVSNKDELVGNLYSCIGNAQIELGQMAAALQSHRKDLEIAKEYDLPDAKSRALDNIGRVFARVGKFQQAIDTWEEKIPLAKTTLEKTWLFHEIGRCYLELDQAQQAQNYGEKSQQCAEEEGDIEWQLNASVLVAQAQVKLRDFESAVNNFEKALERAKLVHNNEAQQAIISALDDANKGIIGELRKANYMENLKEKREAEASLYEDRTVITTVDRRRGRDEPEKVVQQWDRFEDDKETDEDDEAFALQSTASRQQRVEAAKARSDLGEVAKGLSGELGTRSEETGRKLLEADRRESREIYRRPSGEFSRQEPED; translated from the exons GCTCTTCAACTTCAGAATGGAGACAAGAACTGCCTGGTTGCTCGCTCGAAGTGCTTCCTGAAGATGGGAGACTTGAAGAGATCCCTGAAAGATGCCGAAGCTTCGCTCCAGAGTGACCCAACTTTCTGTAAG GGGATTTTACAAAAGGCGGAGACACTATACACCATGGGAGACTTTGAGTTTGCCTTGGTATTCTATCATCGAGGCTACAAGCTGAGGCCTGATCGGGAATTCAAAGTTGGCATTCAGAAAGCCCAGGAAGCCATCAACAACTCAGTGGGAA GTCCTTCTTCCATTAAGCTGGAGAACAAAGGAGACCTCTCCTTCTTAAGCAAGCAGGCTGAG AATATGAAAGCCCAGCAGAAGCCTCAGCCCATGAAACACCTCTTACGCCCCACCAAGGGAGAGTCCAAGCGGAAGGGCTCACTCAAGAGTGAGAAGATTGTCCGCCAGCTTCTGGGGGAGCTCTACGTGGACAAAGAGTACTTGGAGAAGCTCCTATTGGATGAAG ACCTGATCAAAGGCACCATGAAGGGCGGCCTGACTGTGGAGGACCTCATCATGACTGGCATCAACTACCTGGATACTCACGGCAATTTCTGGAGGCAGCAGAAGCCGATCTACGCCAGGGAGCGGGACCGGAAGTTGATGCAACAGAAATGGCTGCGGGACCACAAACGCAATCCCTCGCAGACAGCCCATTACATCCTCAAGAGCCTGGAGGACATTGACATGT TGCTCACAAGCGGCAATGCCGAGGGGAGTCTTCAGAAAGCTGAGAAAGTGCTGAAGAAGGTACTGGAATGGAACAAGGAAGAGGTATCCAACAAGGATGAACTGGTTGGAAACTTGTACAGCTGCATAGGCAATGCCCAGATTGAGCTGGGGCAGATGGCAGcagccctgcagagccacagaaaGGACCTGGAGATCGCCAAGGAATA TGACCTTCCTGATGCAAAATCGAGAGCCCTTGACAACATTGGCAGAGTTTTTGCTAGAGTTGGGAAATTCCAGCAAGCCATTGACAC CTGGGAAGAAAAGATCCCTCTGGCAAAAACCACCCTGGAGAAGACCTGGCTGTTCCATGAGATTGGCCGTTGCTACTTGGAGCTGGACCAGGCCCAGCAGGCCCAGAATTATGGCGAGAAGTCCCAGCAGTGTGCCGAGGAGGAAGGGGACATTGAGTGGCAACTGAATGCCAGTGTTCTGGTGGCCCAGGCACAAG TGAAGCTGAGGGACTTTGAGTCGGCCGTGAACAATTTTGAGAAGGCCCTGGAGAGAGCGAAGCTTGTGCATAACAACGAGGCGCAGCAGGCCATCATCAGC GCCTTGGACGATGCCAACAAGGGTATCATTGGAGAACTGAGGAAAGCCAACTACATGGAGAatctcaaagaaaagagagaggcag aAGCTTCACTGTATGAAGACAGAACAGTAATAACAACAGTGgacaggaggagagggagagatgagCCCGAGAAGGTGGTCCAGCAGTGGGACCGTTTTGAGGATGACAAAGAGACGGATGAGGACGATGAGGCTTTTGCTCTGCAGAGCACAGCAAGCAGACAGCAGAGAGTGGAAGCAGCAAAAGCCAGAAGCGATTTGGGAGAAGTTGCCAAGGGCCTGTCGGGAGAATTAGGCACGAGATCAGAAGAAACAGGCAGGAAGCTACTAGAAGCTGACAGAAGAGAATCGAGAGAAATTTACAGGAGGCCTTCAGGAGAATTCAGCAGACAGGAACCAGAGGACTAA